The Amblyomma americanum isolate KBUSLIRL-KWMA chromosome 6, ASM5285725v1, whole genome shotgun sequence genome has a window encoding:
- the LOC144094547 gene encoding uncharacterized protein LOC144094547, translating to MDPALEFAAFQHNPEIQYHPGVQAPAETHQSSPSQETAVSMSEGSRARRTPWWRREIFWVLVVGACMIVLIAVAAFRLRPSLSQFHFLNVTTTTLTGTTTTTSSKASVTTASSTAATTITSTAATVSNFTANDSLVLF from the coding sequence GCCTTCCAACACAACCCGGAGATCCAGTATCATCCGGGTGTCCAGGCACCCGCAGAAACCCACCAGAGCTCGCCTTCTCAGGAAACTGCCGTGAGCATGAGCGAAGGGTCTCGCGCTCGCCGAACCCCTTGGTGGAGGCGCGAAATTTTTTGGGTGCTGGTTGTCGGCGCCTGCATGATTGTGCTGATCGCGGTGGCCGCCTTCCGACTGCGGCCCTCACTAAGCCAATTTCACTTCCTCAacgtcaccaccaccaccctcaccggcaccaccaccaccacctcctccaAAGCCAGCGTCACCACCGCTAGctccaccgccgccaccaccaTCACTTCCACCGCTGCGACCGTCAGTAACTTCACTGCCAATGACAGCCTGGTGCTTTTCTAA
- the LOC144136282 gene encoding beta-alanine transporter-like: MLFEEALKLVGDFGVFQWLLILYLVVFVAPMRVIPLFAHIFTLLEPPHWCRQPELEELFNLTREEARELGVPREKDGTWSKCSMYEFNWTALQGLWSPGEQPNETLPPRELLPVVPCQSGWHYDHSVIYPTVVSERDWVCGETWKAYVSNSIFFGAMSIGVIGFGALSDKIGRVPVMITIYVLAGVGAVTTYFAQDFYLFLVTRIIQGGVLLSISIIPFVLALEYVPAQKRMLVLSAFRFAYPVLGVCMPWVAYALAHWRLLNAVVVLPCLVGPVVSIFIPESTRWLLSKGKTDRAKNILLRVARVNGKQVESSALDSLELPNKGDASKRSSTTDVFRYPTLRRSFLITLFLWLMSCLTYSAGQLYAATATDDPFVMTSTTNAMDILATALALPLADKWGRRPSMVCAYGLAALCYIGVAGFYGKSAAIFAVLMLGRFALTTAYNVGYLYAAEIYPTEIRSQALSIRQAFGSLGKFLSSQVVQLAFYGRFLPLFVLGGLSCASALITLPLPETNNQRLPETLEEGEAMRDLPKPWFPCLAQKKERRGTDSRGRSMSTLSAATIDSVSPH; encoded by the exons ATGCTGTTCGAAGAGGCACTCAAGCTGGTCGGCGACTTCGGCGTGTTCCAGTGGCTTCTCATCCTGTACCTCGTGGTGTTCGTGGCTCCGATGCGTGTGATCCCGCTGTTCGCGCACATCTTCACTCTGCTCGAGCCTCCGCACTGGTGCCGTCAGCCAGAGCTCGAGGAGCTGTTCAACCTGACGCGAGAGGAGGCGCGCGAACTGGGAGTACCGCGCGAGAAGGACGGGACCTGGAGCAAGTGTTCTATGTACGAGTTCAACTGGACCGCCCTGCAAGGTCTCTGGTCTCCCGGCGAGCAACCGAACGAGACCCTGCCGCCCAGGGAGCTGCTGCCTGTGGTGCCCTGCCAGTCCGGCTGGCACTACGACCACTCTGTCATCTACCCGACCGTCGTGTCCGAG AGGGATTGGGTGTGCGGCGAGACATGGAAAGCGTATGTCTCAAACTCGATCTTCTTTGGCGCCATGTCGATCGGGGTCATTGGGTTTGGTGCTCTGAGCGACAA AATCGGCCGTGTTCCCGTGATGATTACAATCTACGTCCTGGCAGGCGTGGGAGCCGTGACCACTTACTTCGCGCAAGACTTCTACCTCTTCCTAGTCACGCGCATCATCCAGGGAGGCGTCCTCCTCTCCATCAGCATCATACCTTTCGTTCTTG CGCTGGAGTACGTGCCGGCGCAGAAGCGGATGCTGGTGCTGAGCGCCTTCCGGTTCGCCTACCCTGTGCTGGGCGTCTGCATGCCGTGGGTGGCCTACGCACTCGCGCACTGGCGCCTCCTCAACGCCGTCGTGGTTCTACCCTGCCTCGTCGGCCCAGTGGTCTCCAT TTTTATACCTGAATCCACGCGGTGGCTGCTCTCGAAGGGAAAAACGGACAGAGCGAAGAATATCCTTTTGCGTGTCGCCAGGGTTAACGGCAAGCAGGTGGAAAGCTCTGCACTCGACTCTCTCGAG CTGCCGAACAAGGGCGATGCCTCCAAGAGGTCATCTACAACGGATGTATTCCGGTATCCCACACTGCGCAGGAGTTTCCTAATAACTCTTTTCCTTTG GCTGATGTCATGCCTGACGTACTCGGCGGGTCAGCTGTACGCGGCCACGGCGACCGACGACCCGTTCGTGATGACGTCGACTACAAACGCAATGGACATCCTGGCCACTGCGTTGGCCCTTCCGCTCGCCGACAAGTGGGGCCGGCGACCTAGCATGGTGTGCGCCTATGGCCTCGCCGCGCTCTGCTACATCGGCGTGGCCGGCTTCTACG gaAAATCGGCAGCAATATTCGCTGTCCTCATGCTTGGCCGCTTCGCGCTTACCACCGCGTACAACGTCGGCTACCTGTACGCCGCAGAGATCTACCCCACTGAAATACGATCGCAGGCCCTATCCATCCGGCAGGCTTTCGGATCGCTTGGAAAATTCCTCAGCTCGCAGGTCGTCCAACTG GCGTTCTACGGCCGCTTCTTACCCCTGTTTGTCCTGGGCGGTCTGTCGTGCGCGTCGGCGCTGATCACGCTCCCGCTGCCGGAAACCAACAACCAGCGGCTGCCAGAGACGCTCGAAGAAGGGGAAGCGATGCGCGACCTGCCCAAGCCATGGTTCCCCTGCCTGGCACAAAAGAAGGAGCGCCGTGGAACGGACTCAAGGGGGCGCAGCATGTCCACCCTGTCGGCTGCCACCATAGACAGCGTCAGTCCGCATTAG